The genomic stretch ATGAGAAAAATCACAACCTCCTGGGCCTGGCCGTTCTAGAAACAAATGCAGATAGCCACCGGCCGGCGAAGGGATAAAAGCAAGCAAGCAGGAACGGTAGTACGTTATCCGGAGCTTTGCAGCTTTTAAGGTCGGGAAAATCGGCCGGAGAATCTGAGACGATTCTTTCTCCGACATCCTAATCCACAACTACCAAATAAGGATTTATCATTTTATTGTTGATAAAATAAgacagaaaaaagaaaaagaaaagccaTGTCTTTCGCTACCTCCTCATGCGGTTTCTTCTCTCTTATCCTTCCCGAGCTCTCATCCCCACCCTCTATTCTCTCTTCCGTTATCAAGAAACCCCAGTGCCCAATTTTTCCTAATTATGCGTTTTCGTTTAATTATACTAGCAATTTTTGCTCTATGTCGACTGGGAGAAATACCCGAATCCGTAGAGCGTcgtcttcttcctcctcttgcAGTTTTGACGGAGAAAGGGGAGACCTTTTTTCCGGTGGGAATGGAGAAAGTGATGACGAAGACAATGAAGAAGTAagggttgaagaagatgatgaggatAGTACTAGTCCCATGACCGTTCTGCCTCAGAGATGGGATGTCTTGGGCCTTGGCCAAGCTATGGTATTTTCTAATCATTTCTTCTTACCTGTAACTTACCTTTCCCAAATTCAGTTCTTTGTATATCCCTGTTTAATCCTCTCTGCAATGAATTTGAATGCTAAGAATAAGTAAGGATATAGTTGTGCACGGGATAaaccctgtgaccctagccgttAAAGACCTAAACAAGCCTAAGTTGGCCAGactggctcaaatcaagaagactaataggccttgtgaccctagctggtAAAGACCTAAACAAGCCTAAGTTGTCCAGACtggctcaaattaagaagactAATAGGCCTGTCagttgtgaccctagccggtaAAGACCTAAACAAGCCTAAGTTGTCCAGactggctcaaatcaagaaagttaatAGGCATTGTGACCTAGCCGGTAAAGACCTAAACAAGCCTAAGTTGTCTAgactgactcaaaccaagaaggctaataggtctggagttgaacttgtaactttgtggttaccCAGTCAACTTGGTTGGGTTGAATCATTTGTTCCATACAATGAGATTGTTGGATGGTTGGAGACATGGAGTTAAGAATTGTTTGTCCAATGGCATAATACATTGTTTGACTGCTGaactaaaatattaaactaGTGAActgtattattttatatattatcatcaACAGTCAGAAACTGCAGAATTTCTTGACTTTAATTGTAGCATACATGCATTTAGAGTGGTGCTTTTTTATTGGCCTTATCAAGAATAGTCCATAAACTGTGATATTCAGTTATGAActttttatgttttctgatgGTAGGTTGATTTTTCTGGCACGGTCGATGAGGATTTTCTTGAGAGGCTTGGATTGGAGAAGGGCACAAGGAAGGTCGTGAATCATGAGGAGAGGGGTAAAGTCCTACGCGCAATGGATGGATGCAGCTACAAGGCTGCAGCTGGTGGATCGCTTTCCAATAGCCTGGTGGCATTGGCCAGGCTTGGCGGGCAGGCTATTGGAGGCCCTCCCTTGAACATAGCTATGGCAGGCAGTGTTGGAAGTGATCCACTCGGTGGGTTCTACAGGTTGTTTCATGCCCCTATCCTAAAATGTTCCCCgcatttctttcttttgtttacAAGGAGAGCAAGGGGTGTTACTCCTCTTGTAATTATTGTGCTACTTCTGTCATATTtccccactttttttttttttagtactattgactctgttacaatgcagtatatgttcataactactttctcaacctacttcTGTCATATTTCCCCACTTAGTTGTATGCCTTTCTAATTATTGGAAAACATCGTAAGTGCCAAATGTAACTATCAATATATTATAACTATGCATACATATAAGTCATGTATAAATATACACAGGGTATATTTAGTGATAAATGCTTAATAAAGGTGTTCAAACTAAAGCATTATCTCATACAGGTCCAAGCTTCAACGAGCAAATGTGAAATTCTTGTCTGAATCACTCAAGGATGGAACAACAGGAACAGTAATAGTTCTCACAACTCCAGACGCTCAGCGCACTATGCTTGCATATCAGGTTAGTCACCATGTATATCTAAGTaggtaattttaataattatgtaaaCCTAAGACCCTTTCTCATGACCAGATTGTCTGCAATTGTGCATGTTGCAATTCCTTAAAATAAAACCATTCTTTAGAAGAGTAATTTTCCAATGAAAAAGAGCAATGAGTAATTGCTTGATACAATAAATTCCATTCTTACAATATTTCCTGTTCGTGAATTTTGTATTAGGGTATGTCTTCAACCATTAACTATGATCCATTCTTAGCCGGCGCAATTTCAAAGACAAATATATTAGTTGTGGAGGGATATCTATTTGAACTTCCAGATACAGTAAAAACAATCACAAAAGCATGCCAGGATGCCCACAGGTCTGGTGCATTGGTTGCTATCACCGCATCAGATGTTTCCTGTATTGAGAGACATTATGATGATTTCTGGTAAGCCTTTAGttttactcttttaattttataaataatgtatcacAACAAATGGTTTGGATTCTTTGCCTTATTTCTAAAGTGAGTGCAAGCCGCAGTGTGGGGAAGGTGTAATAGTAATAGGgggaaattgtaatttatgcccatccataatatgtcaattatcaatgtcactcatgaattattattggtgtaaatggtgcccctcaattttcaaaaaggtacatatattgcccctcccgtattGACaggaggggcaacatttacaccacgggAAAGtcaatatatgtactgtttttaaaaattgaggggcaacatttacaccactaataattcaagagtgacattgataattggcatattatggagggcataaattacaattttccctagtAATAGTGATTACATATGAAGTTGGAACTCTGTTACTTCCAAAAAGGGGGAACTTGGTACCATGCTTTTGGTCCTAAATCCTAATTATCAGATCGCTTCATAAAAGGACTTCTAGTTTAGCATGCACTCTCCAGTTCACTAGCTATAACGAGTTGATATAACTATGATTGTCCCACTACTTGCACAGAATAAGAAGATAGCCATCTTTTCTTCTCAGAATATTATTGTGACTTGCAACTTATTCGTTTTATTCACCAGGGAAATCATGGCAAACTATGTGGACATTGTCTTTGCGAACAGCGATGAAGCCAGGGCTTTCTGCCATTTTTCGTCAAAGGAAAGCCCTGTTTGTGCCACAAGGTACCTAAGCCATTTTGTGCCACTAGTCTCGGTCACAGATGGTCGATCGGGCTCGTACATTGGTATAAAAGGCGAAGCTCTTTACATTCCTCCTTCCCCATGTGTGCCCGTGGATAGTTGTGGCGCGGGGGATGCTTATGCCTCTGGTATTTTGTATGGCATATTGCGGGGCATGTCTGACTTGAAAGGCATCGGTTCACTGGCAGCTAAGGTTGCGTCCATAGTCGTAGGGCAGCAAGGAACTCGGCTTAGGGTACATGACGCGGTGTCATTGGCAAAAGCGTTTGCAATTCAACAGGAGAACTCCTCAGTCTGGTCAGATATAGGATCTGATCAAATCTCTAACTTGTAGTAACTGAAAGGCCGGTTCCTATATtgaattttagttgttttagtAGTTGATTATTGTCAGTCCTCAATACCTGTACATTCAGATTCAttgtaattatgaacagatctAAATAAGAAGCCAACTAAGTATTCAGATTCATTTGGCGCTTGTCGTGGGAATTCTTTTGCTTTATGTAGTAAGTACGTATGGTCTGGGAATTCTTTTGCTTTATTTGGTAGGTACTACTGTACTAGGCAGGAGTGTAGGacgctatttttttttattttaaaaaacttttgatTTCGTCAACTGAGagaaattcaagaaaattaGAATTCACAAAGTTACTTAATACAGAGTAACTTATACTTGAGTgactcattattattttttcactcGTCATAACTCCTTCTGTCCAATTTTATCagtcatatttactattaattggtcaaaccaactctttcttatttatttattttctttagtattttttacttattttaaatttaatttgttgtgtatttaatattaaaacaaatattataaaaaattgaattaaaaataactttaatcgTCGAACCAGTCCccagacatataaaatgggacggagggaatATTTGCTAAAAAATGTGGAAATTATGTCAAACATAGAAATGCTTTTAATAATACAGAGTACTACATAGGAAACCCCAAAACCAATCgttttttatttccaaaaaggaattataattataaacgTAAAATACTATTTTCTTTTCATACCTACCCGTGGTAGGTGGCAcgtctttttaatttattttaatttaaaataatactttactTTCACTATTTTATAGTGTTAAAGTTGACATTTGTAGATGCAAATACTCATTGTGCTTGATAAAttatgtagaatattattaaacGAGATTCTATTggtattatacaaaatttaaaatttttgtgcTTCATTCCTTTTTCTTTGATAAATCAAAACAGGGTTTTACTCGTTAAACTTAcacataatttttcaaatttaatattcttctcgtggaataataataaataaataacgacAAATCATTGAGGGGTATTGCAGTCTGTGCCAATAagccagaaaaaaaaaagagtcccCCACGCTTCCGTAAGCATCTAGAGTTTGGCtctttctttcaaaataaaaataaaaaaatatctcaTTTGGGGAGGGATTAATTATAATGACTTAActgataaatataaattagaTTTTTACTCACAATTTATAAGTAAAAGAAGTTTTTT from Ipomoea triloba cultivar NCNSP0323 chromosome 12, ASM357664v1 encodes the following:
- the LOC116000107 gene encoding uncharacterized protein LOC116000107, coding for MSFATSSCGFFSLILPELSSPPSILSSVIKKPQCPIFPNYAFSFNYTSNFCSMSTGRNTRIRRASSSSSSCSFDGERGDLFSGGNGESDDEDNEEVRVEEDDEDSTSPMTVLPQRWDVLGLGQAMVDFSGTVDEDFLERLGLEKGTRKVVNHEERGKVLRAMDGCSYKAAAGGSLSNSLVALARLGGQAIGGPPLNIAMAGSVGSDPLGGFYRSKLQRANVKFLSESLKDGTTGTVIVLTTPDAQRTMLAYQGMSSTINYDPFLAGAISKTNILVVEGYLFELPDTVKTITKACQDAHRSGALVAITASDVSCIERHYDDFWEIMANYVDIVFANSDEARAFCHFSSKESPVCATRYLSHFVPLVSVTDGRSGSYIGIKGEALYIPPSPCVPVDSCGAGDAYASGILYGILRGMSDLKGIGSLAAKVASIVVGQQGTRLRVHDAVSLAKAFAIQQENSSVWSDIGSDQISNL